In a genomic window of Piliocolobus tephrosceles isolate RC106 chromosome 1, ASM277652v3, whole genome shotgun sequence:
- the ANKRD45 gene encoding ankyrin repeat domain-containing protein 45 — translation MESEGPPESESSEFFSQQEEEDEEVQEPEETGTRNPLLQPALTGDVEGLQKIFEDPENPHHEQAMQLLLEEDVVGRNLLYAACMAGQSDVIRALAKYGVNLNEKTTRGYTLLHCAAAWGRLETLKALVELDVDIEALNFREERARDVAARYSQTECVEFLDWADARLTLKKYIAKVSLAVTDTEKGSGKLLKEDKNTILSACRAKNEWLETHTEASINELFEQRQQLEDTVTPIFAKMTTPRQVKSAKSITSHDQKRSQDDTSH, via the exons ATGGAGTCAGAAGGACCTCCAGAGTCAGAGAGTTCAGAATTTTTCTCACAGCaagaagaggaagatgaagaagtcCAAGAACCAGAGGAAACAGGCACCAGGAACCCCCTTTTACAACCTGCTCTCACAGGGGATGTAGAGGGTTTGCAGAAGATTTTTGAGGATCCTGAGAATCCTCATCATGAACAGGCCATGCAGCTTCTCTTAGAAGAAGATGTCGTTGGGAGAAATTTGTTGTATGCAGCTTGCATGGCTGGGCAAAGTGATGTGATTAGAGCTTTGGCAAAATACGGTGTGAATCTGAATGAAAAAACCACCagag GGTATACACTCTTacactgtgctgcagcctggggTCGTTTGGAAACTTTGAAAGCACTGGTAGAACTGGATGTTGATATAGAAGCTTTGAACTTCCGGGAAGAAAGGGCTCGAGATGTTGCTGCTAGATATTCTCAGACTGAGTGTGTTGAATTCCTGGACTGGGCAG ATGCAAGACtgactttgaaaaaatatattgcaaaagTCTCTTTAGCTGTTACTGACACTGAAAAGGGATCAGGGAAACTCCTTAAGGAAGACAAG AATACCATCCTCAGTGCATGCCGTGCAAAAAATGAGTGGTTGGAAACCCATACAGAAGCTTCCATTAATGAGCTTTTTGAGCAGAGACAACAACTGGAAGATACTGTGACTCCTATCTTTGCAAAAATGACTACACCAC GTCAAGTGAAAAGTGCCAAATCTATAACAAGCCATGACCAGAAGAGAAGTCAAGATGATACCTCCCACTGA
- the TEX50 gene encoding testis-expressed protein 50 yields the protein MSNQGLPLIFSLLLICFFGESFCICDGTIWTKVGWEILPEEVHYWKFKRSPSHHLPYLLDKLCCYFANMDIFHGCLYLIYNLSQALFFILFVLSVHYLWMKWKKHQKKLKNQASLEKPGNDLESPFIYNIDKTLYRVATTASAIYKIWDHRSYHPSSKKIKH from the exons ATGTCTAATCAAGGACTACCACTGATTTTTTCTCTGTTGCTTATCTGCTTCTTTGGGGAGAGTTTCTGCATTTGTGATGGAACTATCTGGACAAAGGTTGGATGGGAGATTCTTCCAGAAGAAGTACATTATTGGAAATTTAAGCGTTCTCCATCTCACCATCTGCCTTATCTTCTGGATAAACTATGCTGCTACTTTGCTAACATGGATATATTTCACGGTTGTTTATAtctcatttataatttatcaCAAGCTCTCTTTTTCATCTTATTTGTTTTGTCTGTGCATTACCTGTGGATGAAATGGAAGAAACACCAAAAAAAG CTGAAAAACCAAGCCTCATTAGAAAAACCTGGTAATGATCTAGAAAGCCCATTCATCTACAACATTGACAAAACACTCTACAGAGTGGCAACCACAGCATCAGCGATATACAAGATCTGGGATCACAGGTCTTACCATCCTTCTTCTAAGAAAATTAAGCactga